A single Branchiostoma floridae strain S238N-H82 chromosome 11, Bfl_VNyyK, whole genome shotgun sequence DNA region contains:
- the LOC118426612 gene encoding N-acetylglucosamine-6-sulfatase-like, translated as MNMAGGVMAGVGVSLFLCCCVLVVQGSTVPRPNIVFILTDDQDVVLEGMKVMNRTKRLIGDMGATFPNMFVSSPLCCPSRSSILTGKYVHNHGAVNNSVDGDCASKAWQDGPERSTFATQVKTAGYRTFFAGKYLNQYGFPSTGGPGHIPPGWDWWFGLIGNSRYYDYALSVNGTKQQHGKLYSMDYLTDVIKNQSLHFLDTVGASPNPFFMMLSTPAAHSPFDSAPQYEQDFLDWKAPRGGSYNVYGKDKHWLLRFAPSPMKDTSVQYADSIFRKRMRTLLSVEDLVQAVMTKLEDQGLLYNTYVIFSSDNGYHYGQFSLPEDKRQLYEFDIRVPLLIRGPGIKAGQTITDPVMNIDLMPTIIEMARGETPADVDGRSLMPLLLSTQTETGGPEWRSDLLVEHQGEWALHAWPKYNCPHWWTLVTGCVPDCVCEDSYNNTYSCVRALSKRANLMYCEFQDDENFKEFYNLEKDPHQLNNAINTTDPNVLNFMSERLKELVACSGKTCSYRNEQILVT; from the exons ATGAACATGGCGGGAGGGGTGATGGCTGGTGTCGGTGtttctctgtttttgtgttgCTGTGTCCTTGTCGTTCAGGGATCCACAGTGCCGCGGCCCAACATAGTCTTCATACTGACTGACGACCAAGATGTCGTGCTGGAAGGAATG AAAGTGATGAACAGGACAAAAAGGCTGATAGGAGACATGGGTGCCACATTCCCAAACATG TTTGTGAGCAGTCCGCTGTGTTGTCCCAGTCGCTCCAGTATCCTGACCGGTAAATACGTGCACAACCACGGGGCCGTGAATAACAGTGTAGACGGGGACTGTGCCAGTAAAGCATGGCAGGATGGGCCGGAGAGAAGCACCTTTGCCACGCAGGTGAAGACAGCTGGGTACAGGACCTTCTTTGCTGGGAAGTATCTGAATCAG tATGGGTTCCCGTCTACAGGAGGCCCTGGACACATCCCGCCAGGCTGGGACTGGTGGTTCGGACTG ATAGGAAACTCCCGTTACTACGACTATGCCCTGTCTGTCAATGGCACCAAGCAGCAACATGGGAAACTCTACAGCATGGACTACCTGACGGATGTCATT aAAAATCAGTCCCTACATTTCCTGGATACAGTTGGTGCGTCCCCCAACCCTTTCTTCATGATGCTATCCACCCCTGCAGCACACTCACCCTTTGACTCGGCTCCACAGTATGAACAGGACTTTTTGGATTGGAAGGCACCTCGGGGAGGGAGCTATAATGTGTATGGAAAG GACAAGCATTGGTTATTGAGGTTTGCTCCAAGTCCCATGAAGGATACTTCTGTACAATATGCAGacagtattttcagaaaaag GATGAGGACACTCCTGTCTGTGGAGGACCTGGTCCAGGCAGTGATGACAAAACTAGAGGACCAAGGCCTTCTCTACAACACTTATGTCATCTTCTCTTCAGACAACGGATACCACTATG GTCAGTTCTCCCTACCGGAGGACAAACGTCAGCTGTACGAGTTTGACATCAGAGTGCCTCTCCTGATCAGGGGTCCCGGCATCAAGGCTGGACAAACTATCACT GATCCTGTGATGAACATTGACTTGATGCCGACTATAATCGAGATGGCCAGAGGTGAAACACCAGCGGATGTGGATGGAAGGTCCCTCATGCCTCTTCTG CTGAGCACACAGACGGAGACAGGTGGTCCAGAGTGGAGGTCAGACCTGTTAGTGGAACACCAGGGAGAGTGGGCCCTCCATGCCTGGCCAAAGTACAACTGTCCACACTGGTGGACTCTAGTCACC GGATGTGTGCCTGACTGTGTGTGTGAGGACTCCTACAACAACACCTACAGCTGTGTCAGGGCTCTCAGCAAAAGGGCTAACCTTATGTACTGTGAGTTTCAGGATGACGAG AATTTCAAGGAGTTCTACAACCTGGAGAAAGATCCACACCAGCTTAACAATGCGATCAACACAACCGACCCAAATGTCCTGAATTTTATGAGTGAGAGACTTAAGGAGCTTGTAGCATGTTCTGGAAAAACTTGCAGTTATAGAAATGAGCA